tgagttccccctcaatccacatcccagacagacattctggcaccaaatctagaggagttaattactacagctgacaagtcacattccacatctattatcaatagtattttcacacaaaacagtgtcattagcatacacaatgaaatatcttaagagcagacctaattagcacaatggacaacagaatgcaatcacagctttcatcactacagccaggtggacttaattagcatctcaacagtctacaTTACACATTGAAtaagacactctattgacctgttgtggtcagaataaacaacctgtaatattcccagatatcctgcaatacctgaattatcattaatgtcccatctcatgtaatccgagatatcagttctcagtcatcctatgcccaaaagggactcccgttacaatttgttttgcctacaggtaagccttatgatAGGCCTACCTGTAGATAAAAATCACCAAGCGAGGTATACTGTACAGCCGCTTTAATTAAGCCTTTTCCAACACAGAAGAACCACTGAAATAACTTTCTATTTCTAAGGGGAACTTTTGATAAAAATttatatatctacaactcataaaCAATTATGtgatgtcattgggaagaatgcttcttacacttgtggtcattaatAAGAATTGCCCCCTGACAGAtgactaaaaagatcaatggtgtcagtggaaacttttttttttgctgctccaAATGCCTTTAGCCATAATTGTTTGGGGTGCAcagaatgaaaaaaacatttctggATATAATAGCTGTGACCTTTATCTATATCTTGGAACCTTGTAGAAGGGAGTCTATTATTACCACATTCATTttatggttacatttttttttatacacgcaGATCGGAATCTTGCCCTTCGAGGTCGAGCAACCCAATCATCGACGTTCAGCGGCATCACTAACGCCATTAATGCCATTGATGGGAATATTGACACCAACTTTTACCATGGTTCGTGCTCATGTACAAACCCTGACGTGTCCCCTTGGTGGAGGGTGGACCTACTGAGGCCACATAAAATTTCCCAAATTGTCATCACCAACAGAGGAGACTGCTGTGGAGAGAGACTGAATGGAGCCGTCATTCTGGTTGGAAACTCCTTACAAAACAATGGAAACAACAATCCAAGGTCACtaggtttttgtttttactaaaagGCCCATCGAAgtcttgctttttatttttttacttgttatgcaATTAGGCTGAATTATAGTTAAAGAATGAAGCATTTTTTTGTGCTCCTGCTTAACCTTGTACTAATTTGCCTTATGGCGGCAcagcaaatggaaaaagaaaatatgggcagccgcactccaaaaaaccttgatggttgtctttatttaaaaaaggaaaaatgcactacaagcagggctttttttcagggggaacttgggggaactcagttccaccacctctggctcagacccttcggtgcctgctcaccacaatcacttgtaaacacagaagtctggtttctgtgtttgcaaatgacagctctgcactctgtgtgtaaccccctgaactctacactctgtatgtaatgcaatcctggtatttaatgcacctttaagactcttctactgtttgtgaaatctgaacgggtcgtggttgagttcctgcacctattttctgagaaaaaaagccctgactacaagtcacagcacacagcacagaagTAAAAccactgatgcgtttcgcactataaattagtgcttaatcatagcacccttgatctcctgagaccatactgatcatcctaacacaatccacctggagcggtaactttctttctttatGCCGGCGCAGGCTGGAGAGCTGGATTGCTGCTTTCACTCAATATGCATTGGTTGGAGTCTACAACAGTCCAGCATGGCTCCTACAAAGTACTCCAATCAACAACGCTCATGCTCTCTTGTGTGAATGGGGCAATAGACTACTAAATGTGATCAACACAGCATTATTAGTGTTACTGTATTTCTTGTCACTTATGTTTAATATTTCACTATTTTTATACAGCTGTTCAGAAATCACCTACATACCGAACGGTGCCACTCAATCCTTCCAGTGTAACGGCATGGTTGGCCGATATGTGAACATCGTCCTTCCTGGGAAGCAGACCTATCTCCAGCTCTGTGAAGTCCAGGTCTTTGGAGTTCCAGTAGATAACACTCCTTCCTGTTTTTAATTCGACCTTCAGCTTTGATGAGGATATGGTGGAGAAGAGCCAAgcattttatttctacatttaaatgtattttatgcagGCCAATCAAAGCCGATATTTTATATTTGAGTAGATGTTGGGATGTTGGATCATCAACTAACTTGGAATATCCTTCTTAACGACATTATGACAGGGTTCATACTTCCCTTTAAAGGCGTAAGACTACTTGTTAAAAAAAGGGCAGATCCCAGAAGTGTAACAGAGACTATAGCTGCTAGAATCCTCAAAAGATGTATCAAGTCATTGAGTGATCCAACCGGCTATCATGTAcccaaaagtgaaatattactttggtGAGCTGATCTTCTAGGTTCAAATAAACAAttttcaagttaaaataaaattcttagaaaaatattttccttttcttttttatatcaaTAAAAAGTCTTTGGTCTCTCCTGTTGCTCTCATTCATATTACCaagttaaagcggtgttccacccaaaaaataaaataaaataaaaaacagcaagcaGCTAgatatactgcagctgctggcttttaataaatggacacttacctgtccttaaGTCCAGCcatgtcggcacccgcagctgatgtttccattggGGGTAAGggtacccagcagtgtagcctttcggcttcatgccgggaaccctactgctcatgcacgaggcccgctcctctctcctactggcccagcggccaggggaggaggagggagtcccGCGCTGACGTCACGGACTGCAGcccggactcccagaagtgggaaagtatacctgtcaaagacaggtgtcctgtcccccccgaaaggtgccaattatggcaccgtgcggggggggggggtgatccgatgagcagaagttccacttttgggtggaactccgcttcaaAGCGGATTTCATGGCAAAATAAAGTATCTTCCATCatgcttgaggtgattgtagccatatTGTGCACCTGCACCAGATACAACTGAGTACTGTTCgtgaaacttttttattttaactaacatacaatttttcaggacaaactTTTTGTGTATGTTCCCTTCTTCAAGATCccagcagtactgattcacaaaagttttagcagaatgttaaaaaaagCACAATCTGagggaataaaaaaacaaaaacaaacacacacaaacaaatgtaCATAGCAATGGTAATACAACTAGcaaagttatgccctgtacacctgTGTCTGACCAAACtcgcatcggaattccatcggaggaaaagagaacatgttctctatgtaaactccgatggaattactctgatggggcatgcacatggtcggaatttttcccatcggaaattccaatcgtgtgtaaggggctttaggccccgtacacacgagaggatccatccgctggaattgatccgcggaccggctccagcggatagatcccctggtgtgtacaatccagcggatctgtttccgcggatttttatcccctgggatggatttccagcggataaaaattttaagacatgctttaaaatctatccgcttgaatccatcccaacggattgatccgctggtctgtacagactcaccgggtcaatccgtccgaatgaatcccccgcatgcgtcgtaatgattcgacgcatgcgcggaattccttatatgacagcgtcgcgcatgttgccgcatcatcatcgcggcgacggcgcgacacgtcatagcgatgggatttcggcgcggatttcgatccgatggtgagtacactccatcggatcaaaatccgcggaaatcctagttaggatttatccgcggatacggtccggcggaccgtatccgcggatcaatcctctcgtgtgtacccggcattagcgAGATAAGACAAAAGGAGAGctatagattgggggggggggtaataatcaCAGAGGGGTTGGTAAAACTGTTGGATAATGGGTATGAAAACCCATATCTAAATTTAGGGTGCTATTTTTTGTGTCAAATAGAAGTATCATTCTTAGTTCAAAAGTTTTTCTTTCCTTGATAGTTTTGAAATCCCCTTACATCTTTTGCATTGGATAAGGTAACAGTAGTGTATTtacgttttgtgctgccctaggcctgactaaactcatgcacccctaatttaaatattaaacccatcccttcctgtcaaggccactcccctttctgtttaagacccatcctgaaattttcaagtagggacactagttcttagggagtaggggggggggcaatgtattCCCTTAACTtgcatagattttctctcacttcctgtttggctatggggcaggaagtgaagggaaatctctgcaatgggtcagGGATGGTAAGAAAATAAACTGactggggctataaccctccctccccatgcctatagttctactttaagcacaaatttctgttaATTTTATGGAGAGAACTAAGGAGATATAGCCAAGCCAATGGTGCAAcagaaaacatagcacagtgaggaaggtttgtggtccagactgataggacagtcaaaattagaagcagcttgcgttacactaacagtgtagcacaagccggcggggactctttccgtgctgccctaggcctgggccttgttggcctaggccaggatacagcgttgtaaGGTACACAGCATTACTGGAGGTACAGCTGTATGATCCCGTGATATTGAAGGTCCCATTTGTGTGTGTGACATTTTTAGATAGATTGATCTGGTTTCACAAATTGGAGCATTTTttattgaagggtttacttccattaTTTTATAGCAGGTATTAATGCACTTACTGAACATATCTCAGGCCTTGTAGAAAATATGTTAGAACCGTTGTTTCTTGCAAGACACAACTGATTTTCTGAACAAGTTCAACAATAtacatcaattaccaccaaatacACTTCTAGTCACTATGGATGTTGAATCTCTGTTCAGTAACATCCCCCACAAGGATGAGTTGGTTGCATGTCACAGATTCTTATCATCCTCATCAAACCACCAATACAGTGCTGAGGATGTTATACAGCTCATCAAATTCAttcctatgccgcgtacacacgatcggacattccgacatcaaaaccgtggatttttttccgacggattgatcgctcaaacttgtcttgcatacacacagtcacataaatgttgttggaaattctgaacgtcaagaacgcgggcaggtacaacactacgatgagcctagagaaaaataaagttcaatgattccgagcatgtgtcaaattgattccgagcatgcgtaggatttttgtgcattggaattgcatacagacaatcggaatttcagacaagaacttttgttgtcggaaaaattgagaatcagctctcaaatatttgttgtcggaaattccgacagcaaatgtgtgatggagcatacatacggtcggattttctaaaaacaaactcacattgaacatttgttgttggaaattttgaccgtgtgtacatggcaatACACACAACTACTCCACTTTCAACAATTCCATCTATCTCCAGTGTATGGGTACTGCTATGGGAAGTAAAATGGCATCACAATATGCAAACTTGTTTATGGCTGATCTGGAGGACAAATTCCTGAGTAGCATACAACAAAAGCCATTCAGATATTATCGCTATATTGATGATATCTTCACCAtatggagagaagaggaagaaagtCTAAAACAGTTTTACGCATTGATCAacacttttaggcctcgtacacacgataggttaaccagaggacagcggtcttaaggaccgttgtcttaggttaaccgatgaagctgactgatggtccgtcacgcctacactccataggttaaataaccgatcgtgtcagaacacggtgacgtaaaacacaacgacgtgctgaaaaaaacaaagttcaatgcttccaagcatgcgtggacttgattctgagcatgtgtgggttttttaaccgatggtcgtgcctactaacgatcggttttgacctatcggttaggaatccataggatgattttaaagcaagttcctattttttttaacctatggttatataacctatggggcccacacacgatagtttttgaccgatgaaaacggtccttcagaccgttgtcctctggttaacctatcgtgtgtacgaggccttacacttcgATTTTCAGAATACCGACTGACCGATGCAGCTATCTCCATAGTTCCAGTTTTCCCCCCCAACACACTAAACGAGCCATCATACACAGCCAGGCCATCAGATACCACCGAATTTGTTCAGACCCAGAAGACAGAGATAAACATCTCAGAACACTAGGAGACTCTTTCCATAAGAAAGGTTACAAAAACAAAACCATCAACAACAGCATAAACACAGCCTTGAAAACCCAAAGAGAAAATCTTCTCcaatacaaagagaaaaaaaaataactgtgtacggtggaacctcggattgcgagtaacgcggttaatgagtgtttcgcaatacgagcactgtatttaaaaatcctaactcggtttgtgagtgttgtctcacaaaatgagcagaattcaggccaaagcggtgtgcagtaccacgtttggcctgagatgggggcgccggagccgagcgcaGCCGAACGGCGCCGTTCGTAGCCGATTGGCgctgttcggaaatgcacggaaaggcccaaaGACAGCGcgactgaccttggcaaaccttggCAACTGAGTctttccaaggtcagccgagttgtcctcgggcctttctgcccgtttccgaggctctccggcgccccccacctctggacgcatgcggtattgcatgccattgaagtcaatgcggaacaaattattttagtttcaattgacttcaatggggaaactcgctttgatatgcaagtactttggattacgagcattctcctggaacggattatgctcgtaatccaaggttccactgtacttctaGTCTTCACATACAATCCAGCACTAGAAGGGATAAAAAAGATAATCAAAGATTTACAACCCATTATAATAGAGGATGAAGCTCTAAAAGAAATATTCCAACAACCCCTGATATTGACTTTCAGACAACCACCCAACCTCAAACATAAACTAATCAGCAGAAAAATTCATTCTAATAATGAAGTCACAAATAATGAAAGCAAACCCTGCAATAAAAAACGCTGCAACCATATCACTCTATCTAAAAGTGTCACACACAAATGGGACCTTCAATATCATGGGATCTTACAGCTGTACCTCCTGTAATGTTGTGTACCTCATCCAATGCAAAAGATTTAGCAAAGGATCTTATGCTGGTGAAACAggacaggttttttttgttacaaaagtttattgtaaatataaatgtaaataagcATACAGATAATAATAAGTGGACAGTACAAAAGTCAACAGAGTGTCATTGTAAAGAGTACACCGATCAGAGTATGGTAACATTGCATAACAGATGATTAATAAATGAGAATATATTGCTCAACTTTATGTCAGGCAAAACGATAACAAAAaaagggaaagtaaaaaaaagaaatgtagagATGAATGCAACTAGAGGTATCGTTATTGAGGGGTGGACCAATTTGACCATTTGGTGTTATACACACGAAGGCtatcattaaggctgcattcacacctaagcgacagccgcgttcgcgtgtagcggcagatttgccgcgattacaaatgtttcattttttttttccctaaagtattcccattgctgtctatgggaaaacgcgcctgtcgcgtgaaaaaaagggtccgggactttttttcaggcgacaggcgttgcgcgtctatgagatgtgaaccatctccatagacggcaatgggaattctcccctctagcgacagaagcgtcccgcgtcaggcgttttgtcgcttaggtgtgaatggggtctaagagtGTGGTAGACTCTTTCAGAAAGTTTGAGAATCTCCATCCGATCTAGTACCTGTGTCCAGGAGATAGTGCTAGATCTCCAGTTGAGTGCGACCATCCATTGTATGGAACTACACAGAGAATGGAATAGTCTGGTACAAGGCATAGGAATACCTGGGACCTCGGCATATAAGATACAAATTTGAGGGGTGAGGGTGATTTTATAACCTGAAGACATTTCAAATCTAGATACCGCCGATTTCCAGATCTGGTCTAGAAGGGGGCAACTCCAAAAGGTGTGTAGTAATGTGCCCTGCTCCGCGCAGCCCCTGAAACAGCTTGGGGAGACGGAAGGGTAGAAGGAATATAACTTTGAAGGGGTAAAGTACCATCTGGAAAATAATTTTATTGGGGTCTCTCTAAAGGATATAGCTTTGTTGCATTTGTGGAGATTCTCTGCCATAGAGTACCATGTTTCTGATGGAATAGAGCTGTCTAGATCCTCCTCCCAGTGAAGCATCTGAGTGGACTTGTCATGCAGGTCAAGCTTATTAAGGTAGTTATATAGGCGAGAGATCATCCCTCTATCTCTTGAGGAGGATAGACATATCCTCTCAAATAAAGTGTtggtggagggggtggagagTAAGAAGTGTTGTGTATAAAAATACTTTATCAGCCTGTAGTTCTCTATCTCTGAAGGGGGGAGATTGTAGTCCCTTTGTATCCTTGCAAAGGATTTAAACACCCATTTGGATTGTAGTGAGGACAGTGTAGTAAGGTTATTGTCTATCCAAGATGAAAAGTGTTGTCTGTTAGTATAGGCTAAATTGAGTCTGGTGTTGCCTAGAAAGGATGTGAGGGGGGAGATAGGCGAGGAAAGCAAGTGGgtgtcttttattttttcatccaGAGTTGAAAGAGATGGGCCACAATTAAATTAAGTTTGGAGAGCTTTCTGTAAAGCACATTGTTAGACCACAGTATGCCCTGAAGATGGAATGGTAAAATTGAGGTGGTTTCAAATTTCTTCCATGGAAAATCCTGCGAAGGGGAGAACCATTGTGACAATTGGGAAAGTTTTGTGGCCAGATAATAATGCCAGAGATTAGGTAGACCCAGACCGCCTTTTGATTGTGGATGGCGCAGGAGAGCATAGCTGTATCTGGGCTTCTTATCTGCCCAAATGAATTTGTTGATGGTTCTTTGGATGCcctcaatcttgtttttttggacGATTATAggaagggaacaaaaaaaaatagagtaaTTTAGGGATAATATTCATTTTAATAGCACAGACTCTGCCTAAAAAGGAGATGTGATATGAGGACCAGTGTGACACTCCTGCCTATTAATTATTAGGAAGTATGGTTGGAACTCAGCAGTTAGAGGTTTCTCAGGTTTAACCACCAGTGCACTCTCTTATGTAGCAGAAagtttggggttatatcatcacaacctcaCATGTGGTATCAAGGTATACTAGCTTATTCCCCAATAAGCTAGAATAAGGGGATAAGGTTAAAGTCCTTCAAAACAAATGTAATCTGACTGTATTAACTTTGCTATGCCGTATAAATGTGATAGATCTCAATGCAGCAAGTACTAATCCCTGGCAGTCATATTGTTCCTTCACAATATTAGGAATAGTACTATCTATAGAAACAGTCCTTCAGTATGTGTTTAGAAAAGATCCTTGTAGGTACAGCATTCATCACTAACAATCCCCACAGCTTGTATGCATTTAGATATCTGGTCACAATGCAAGAAGCAAATCTTAATTCAAGATACTTGCTGTTCTGCTGGTGGTTGTGGTACACCGGAGGATCGTTGTAGGTTGTAGGTGACGGGGTCCAAGAATCCTGGAAGCTGAGGATTTCCGGTCAGGCTAAGGCTGAGTGCAGTAGGGTGCAGGCATGCAGCCTGTGGATCAGGGAGACAGAGATCCGACGTCTGGAGAGAGGCAGGTGAGGAGTGCTGCACTGGTTCCAGGGCTTGGTGCTGGGGGTTGGTGCTTCTCGAGTGGCGGCAGGGATCCGAcagaataaccgaacaccctgccgccatctcTGAGGAGTTTAAATATccccgaattcgcggggaaaacGGGGAAGGTCGcagagtcgcacttccgcgttccacgctggagcgcaaacgtccgcACACCGGAAATGACGCGGACatcttgcagaacggagcgcagctgcttggacaaggcacagctgcgctcgttctgcacagcgaaacatcagagatgttacaacCAGGTATTCAGAAGAGATCCTATGCGTGTAAtgatggggacataattagcctTATATAGAAGTGTGTGTGAAGATGTAATATTGACTCCCAGATATCTAAAGGAGTGGGGACACCAAATAAATGGGAAGTTATTTCGTAGCAAACCCTGTAAATCTGAAGATAGGTTGAGTGGGAGGGCCGAACATTTATTAgtggggttgagcgaacccgaactgtaaagtttgggttcggtacggactttgggtttttcccgaacccggacccgaacccgaataattggaaaaagtccgggttcggagttcaggtatgttttggcgcgctgcacggcagccaatcgccattcgttttacaactgtgactgggaactgatcacagccatgcctgcttatggcatggctgtgattggccagtgtagCATGTGACctatcatgtgaccagcctctatattagaaagaggcacacagcacagatcgtcactctgcttcactcatgataggggaaggctgctgcattcGGCGTTCAGGGACAATGTTAGGTGTTCtgtgctccagaaatctcaagaaacacactttatttGTTTGATATCTACATCATCTAATGCTTTCTGACtcgctgtcactgtgcttcacttacgaTAGGGAAAGACTGCATTTGGCgtccagggacagtgttaggtgtactcTGCtggctccagaaatctcaagaaacacacttttttttttttttatatctgcatcATCTAATGCTATCTGGCTCCCTGTCACTGACTGTGCTTCACTTACGATAGggaaatatttcaacagcactgcacctgtgatatacactgtgtttttctataaagtacatagttcagtgacaggttctgtaggtgactctgaatatttcaacagcactgcacctctcccctgtaatatactgtctgtgcagtaaattgtttagggctgggttcctgcttcttgttataggtggagaaatatataggtgaatctctgcttatttcaccagcactccgcctgtcccctgtgatatactgtttgtgcagtacattgtttggggctgggttcctgcttattgctataggtgactctgaatatttcaacagcactgcacctgccaccacctgtgcacctgtgatatactgtgtttttctgtcaagtacatagttcagggacaggttcctgcaattttcctataggggcagtcagaaatctataggtgactcggaatatttcaacagcactgcacctgccaccacctgtgcacctgtgatatactgtgtttttctataaagtacatagttcagggacaggttcctgcaattttcctataggggcagtcaggaatctataggtgactctgaatatttcaacagcacggcacctgccaccacctgtgcacctgtgatatactgtgtttttctataaagtacatagttcagggacaggttcctgcaattttcctataggggcagtcaggaatctataggtgactctgaatatttcaacagcactgcacctgtgcacctgtgatatactgtgtttttctgtcaagtacatagttcagggacaggttcctgcaattttcctatagggacagtcagaaatctataggtgactctgaatatttcaacagcactgcacctgccaccacctgtgcacctgtgatatactgtctttttctataaagtacatagttcagggacaggttcctgcaattttcctataggggcagtcagaaatctataggtgactctgaatatatttcaacagcactgcacctgtgcacctgtgatatactgtgtttttctgtcaagtacatagttcagggacaggttcctgcaattttcctataggggcagtcagaaatctataggtgactcggaatatttcaacagcactgcacctctcccctgtgatatactgtctgtgcagtaaattgtttagggctgggttcctgcttcttgcctatttcaccagcttacactatttttgtatttaaaatttctcaaaattagggcaagaccctaaatttgagaaatatataggtgaatctctgcccatttcaccagcactccaccagtacattgtttagggctgtgtTCCTgcctcttgctataggtagagaaatatatagctgaatctctgcctatttcaccagcttacactatttttgtatttaaaatttctcaaaattagggcaagaccctaaatttgagaaatatgaggaaaacctcaaataagggacgtggccgcggtcgtggtgctgctggtggagctcctgttacagggagaggacgtggtcgatctgtgccagctacaagcacaagtgaaacacctttttcaggtgcgagtagccgacttCAGCtcatccagctctacgaatgttgaggccaggagcagaacaggcggtagtagattgggttgctgacagtgcctccagttccttcacattgttttccaaccagtcttgtgctgaaagttcagagttggcgcctgcagccgatgtccaccatcagtctttcacctcacccccttgcaaatcagccaagcagtctgagccccaaagtatgcagcagtctcttctttttgatgagtctgttagcatgtgttcccagggccatccacctagcccagccccagaaggggaagagattgagtgtaccgatgcccaaccacttatatttcaggatgagttcatggggggaccatcacagcacgtcttgcatgatgatgatgaaacacagttgccaactgctggtgcttttgcaattgtgcagaccgacaaggagggcagtggtgaagactgggtggaagatgatgtggaggacgatgaggtcctcgacccgacatggaatcaacctcatgcaggtgacccatgtagttcggaggaagaggcggtggtcgcacagagccaccagcacagcagaagagggagcagggtgccaaagcagagcgtccatcccctagaccagtgatggcgaacgcgtggcacgcgtgccgctcccggcacggcaagctgttttggtgggcacgcggtgacaatgcagaaatgtcaaagaaaaaaaaattaaatcgtcaaccgcaactagaaactacatttcccacactaccctgtgctagcggtgacgtgtccgagtgggcgtaacttagaatgagcgcccggaggtcacgtgttagcttgctacccaatgaaagctctcagatcatccactgcctgacgtgctgctgggcgtgactgggagcatgaggagaagacgcacggcgggaaagagctgcaagactcgtgaagccatcttcttcattgcgcagtttgattcagctgcagacaaaggtaagaatacttattactcgaatactatttagacatgggatacctgggtcgttttatgggttgccctgctaacatcacccaatctaaaatgtaaaattttgctgaacaattactttagctaatctcgctg
The sequence above is drawn from the Rana temporaria chromosome 4, aRanTem1.1, whole genome shotgun sequence genome and encodes:
- the LOC120936211 gene encoding fucolectin-like, whose amino-acid sequence is MSFLHLAILVGILSAACAQNPLFPSPPTNRNLALRGRATQSSTFSGITNAINAIDGNIDTNFYHGSCSCTNPDVSPWWRVDLLRPHKISQIVITNRGDCCGERLNGAVILVGNSLQNNGNNNPSCSEITYIPNGATQSFQCNGMVGRYVNIVLPGKQTYLQLCEVQVFGVPVDNTPSCF